In a genomic window of Magnolia sinica isolate HGM2019 chromosome 14, MsV1, whole genome shotgun sequence:
- the LOC131225737 gene encoding uncharacterized protein LOC131225737: MGGGNGATMNGFVSSSSSADSQYALAKTSVWWDIENCQVPKNCDPHAIAQNISSALAEMDYRGPVSISAYGDTQRIPPSVQQALSSTGIALNHVPAGVKDASDKKILVDMLFWAVDNPAPANYLLISGDRDFSNALHQLRMRRYNILLAQPQNVSAALVAAAKSVWLWTSLVAGRAALQSADALKDGNASNTEAPKSSIPDPAQTKQPADPVFEGSHFGNGKFFGNGGRADNNNKFNNKGKQTRRNPSQPNIPRSSSNEFRQQPPVSNKGGPSNGSSESSFPPPPPSPSGFPNHPGHAQGKQVKEAPHELFGGNLPKTSSAPPSFNQYHSDPSWKNGTHFPNNYPNQFPQGNQYPQGPQPVRPSDLMPPQPAFAPGNLFPPNSHMHGTHPFPPRPDVPPFSSGPPTNLPDIGKLNMSEYPGNAHNTPTFQWNGEPRHAFGPESSIPNFKTQQNPPPPHSAPPFYPDASGSRHFPRGPEFRPPSSIPMDNTTSGNGQWGAPGCPPPSNHALSLIGNVLLALNTLKHDKMAPTEANIADCIHYGEQNLPHLNVRMAIDLAIEQQMIVKMQGALKLYIQKNDELWKCVNPIGTVKQPKVTWDSVQKFLGSVGGRSAMMTSNCRYQAAMILKKSCLKDLVLGDILQILNSIVTIKKWIIVHSSGWQPISITLPEANAKAGVKPAT; encoded by the exons ATGGGTGGTGGCAACGGAGCGACAATGAACGGATTCGTGTCATCATCTTCTTCGGCAGATTCGCAGTACGCTCTTGCAAAGACGTCCGTTTGGTGGGATATCGAGAACTGCCAGGTTCCCAAGAACTGCGATCCGCACGCGATCGCTCAGAACATAAGCTCGGCCCTGGCCGAGATGGATTACCGCGGGCCTGTCTCGATCTCTGCCTACGGAGACACGCAGAGGATCCCGCCATCCGTACAGCAAGCCCTGTCCAGCACTGGCATCGCCCTCAACCATGTCCCCGCCG GTGTTAAAGATGCAAGTGATAAAAAAATCCTTGTTGATATGCTGTTCTGGGCAGTCGATAATCCTGCCCCTGCAAATTATCTGCTGATATCTGGTGACCGTGACTTCTCCAATGCTCTCCATCAACTGCGCATGAGGAGATATAACATCCTTCTAGCACAACCACAAAATGTATCTGCAGCGCTGGTTGCTGCTGCAAAAAGTGTATGGCTTTGGACAAGTCTCGTGGCAGGAAGAGCGGCATTGCAGAGTGCAGATGCCTTAAAGGATGGTAATGCTTCAAACACGGAGGCACCAAAAAGTAGTATCCCTGACCCTGCACAGACAAAGCAGCCTGCAGATCCGGTTTTTGAGGGCTCCCATTTTGGAAATGGAAAGTTCTTTGGTAATGGTGGAAGGGCTGACAACAACAATAAGTTCAACAACAAAGGGAAGCAAACTCGGAGAAACCCAAGTCAACCCAACATACCAAGATCTTCTAGCAATGAGTTTAGGCAACAACCTCCTGTTTCAAATAAAGGAGGTCCTAGCAATGGTAGTTCTGAAAGCAGCTTTCCCCCACCACCTCCTTCTCCTTCTGGCTTTCCCAACCATCCCGGACATGCACAGGGAAAGCAGGTGAAGGAAGCTCCGCATGAGTTATTTGGGGGTAACCTGCCCAAAACATCAAGTGCACCACCCAGTTTCAATCAATATCATTCCGACCCTTCCTGGAAAAATGGAACCCACTTCCCTAACAATTACCCAAATCAGTTTCCACAAGGAAATCAGTATCCGCAAGGACCACAACCAGTGAGGCCGAGTGACCTTATGCCTCCTCAACCTGCTTTTGCACCAGGGAATTTGTTTCCACCAAATTCTCATATGCATGGTACACATCCTTTTCCGCCCAGGCCTGATGTCCCGCCCTTCAGTTCAGGCCCACCTACAAACCTACCTGATATTGGTAAGCTAAATATGTCTGAATACCCTGGCAATGCCCACAATACTCCAACATTTCAGTGGAACGGAGAGCCAAGGCATGCTTTTGGTCCTGAATCATCCATACCAAACTTCAAAACCCAACAGAATCCACCCCCACCACACAGTGCTCCACCCTTCTACCCTGACGCTTCAGGTAGTAGGCACTTCCCTCGTGGCCCGGAATTTCGACCCCCATCATCTATTCCCATGGATAATACCACTTCCGGTAACGGGCAGTGGGGAGCTCCAGGTTGCCCACCGCCATCTAATCATGCTCTCAGCCTTATAGGGAATGTCTTACTTGCCTTGAACACGCTTAAACATGATAAAATGGCACCCACAGAGGCAAATATAGCAGATTGCATACACTATGGGGAACAAAATCTCCCACATTTGAATGTTAGGATGGCCATCGACCTTGCCATCGAGCAACAGATGATAGTGAAGATGCAAGGTGCTTTGAAGCTTTATATCCAGAAAAATGATGAGCTGTGGAAGTGTGTCAACCCTATAGGTACCGTTAAGCAGCCGAAAGTTACGTGGGATTCTGTCCAGAAATTCCTTGGTTCTGTTGGAGGACGCTCTGCAATGATGACTTCCAACTGCAG GTATCAAGCTGCTATGATACTAAAGAAATCATGCTTGAAAGATCTCGTTTTGGGTGACATACTCCAGATTCTGAATTCAATTGTCACCATCAAGAAATGGATTATAGTTCACTCCTCGGGCTGGCAGCCGATATCTATTACCCTACCAGAGGCAAATGCCAAGGCAGGTGTCAAACCTGCTACTTGA